A region from the Nocardioides exalbidus genome encodes:
- the rplA gene encoding 50S ribosomal protein L1: MQRSKTYRAAAESFDQDEIFAPLAAIKIAKGGSKKKFDETLDVVMRLGVDPRKADQMVRGTVNLPHGTGKTARVLVFANADKAEAAREAGAEFVGGDELIEKVAGGWLDFDAVVATPDMMGKVGRLGRVLGPRSLMPNPKTGTVTPDVAKAVTDIKGGKIEFRVDRHANLHFIIGKASFTETQLAENYAAALDEVLRLKPASSKGRYIKKITVSTTMGPGIQVDPNRVKNVAAEDESAEA, from the coding sequence ATGCAGCGCAGCAAGACCTACCGCGCGGCGGCAGAGTCGTTCGACCAGGACGAGATCTTCGCCCCGCTTGCCGCCATCAAGATCGCCAAGGGCGGCTCCAAGAAGAAGTTCGACGAGACCCTCGACGTCGTCATGCGCCTGGGTGTCGACCCGCGCAAGGCCGACCAGATGGTCCGCGGCACCGTCAACCTCCCGCACGGCACCGGCAAGACCGCCCGTGTCCTCGTGTTCGCCAACGCCGACAAGGCCGAGGCTGCCCGTGAGGCCGGCGCCGAGTTCGTCGGTGGCGACGAGCTGATCGAGAAGGTCGCCGGCGGCTGGCTCGACTTCGACGCCGTCGTCGCGACGCCCGACATGATGGGCAAGGTCGGTCGCCTCGGCCGCGTCCTCGGCCCGCGCTCGCTCATGCCGAACCCGAAGACCGGCACGGTGACCCCCGACGTCGCCAAGGCCGTCACGGACATCAAGGGCGGCAAGATCGAGTTCCGCGTCGACCGCCACGCCAACCTGCACTTCATCATCGGCAAGGCCTCGTTCACCGAGACCCAGCTCGCGGAGAACTACGCCGCGGCGCTCGACGAGGTGCTCCGACTGAAGCCGGCCAGCTCCAAGGGCCGCTACATCAAGAAGATCACCGTCTCCACGACGATGGGCCCGGGCATCCAGGTCGACCCGAACCGCGTCAAGAACGTCGCTGCCGAGGACGAGTCCGCCGAGGCCTGA
- a CDS encoding DnaB-like helicase C-terminal domain-containing protein — MDDQLTTVGVSLARSDERMLTGRNAAGRVWKTGFGGLDPQIGGGMRAGSLLLLAGPQGMGKSTFALQIARNNAASGRPVLYFSYEHDAEDITQKLLALEAGELDESDMVRVNNIRSIFDDLWVSSLEHRMESVPAGPEALARMQQYSDLLFLHRSTGTRTDLTAIQETIATVTEIAGSVPLVVVDYLQKVKSHQQGDEARSTEIVEGLKDLAIDIGAPVLAIAAADKEALRSGRRMRANDLRGSSALAYEADVVMVLNNKFDIVARHHLTYDLNNAERFKDFAVLSVEKNRFGRDGVVLQFRTRFDQGRYESEGAEVKEQLIDERVFVE; from the coding sequence GTGGATGACCAGCTCACGACCGTCGGGGTCTCGCTCGCGCGCAGCGACGAGCGCATGCTCACCGGCCGCAACGCGGCCGGCCGGGTGTGGAAGACCGGCTTCGGCGGCCTCGACCCGCAGATCGGCGGCGGCATGCGTGCCGGCTCGCTGCTGCTCCTCGCCGGCCCGCAGGGCATGGGCAAGTCGACCTTCGCGCTGCAGATCGCGCGCAACAACGCCGCCAGCGGGCGTCCGGTCCTCTACTTCTCCTACGAGCACGACGCCGAGGACATCACCCAGAAGCTGCTGGCCCTCGAGGCCGGCGAGCTCGACGAGTCCGACATGGTGCGGGTCAACAACATCCGCTCGATCTTCGACGACCTGTGGGTCAGCTCGCTCGAGCACCGCATGGAGTCCGTGCCCGCCGGTCCCGAGGCCCTGGCCCGGATGCAGCAGTACTCCGACCTGCTGTTCCTGCACCGCTCGACCGGCACCCGGACCGACCTGACGGCGATCCAGGAGACGATCGCGACCGTCACCGAGATCGCCGGCAGCGTGCCGCTCGTCGTCGTCGACTACCTCCAGAAGGTCAAGTCGCACCAGCAGGGCGACGAGGCCAGGTCGACCGAGATCGTCGAGGGCCTCAAGGACCTCGCCATCGACATCGGCGCGCCGGTCCTCGCGATCGCGGCGGCCGACAAGGAGGCACTGCGCTCCGGTCGGCGGATGCGGGCCAACGACCTGCGCGGCTCGAGCGCCCTGGCCTACGAGGCCGACGTGGTGATGGTGCTCAACAACAAGTTCGACATCGTCGCGCGCCACCACCTGACCTACGACCTCAACAACGCCGAGCGGTTCAAGGACTTCGCCGTCCTCTCGGTGGAGAAGAACCGCTTCGGCCGCGACGGCGTCGTGCTCCAGTTCCGCACGCGCTTCGACCAGGGCCGCTACGAGTCCGAGGGCGCGGAGGTCAAGGAGCAGCTGATCGACGAGCGCGTCTTCGTGGAGTGA
- the rplJ gene encoding 50S ribosomal protein L10: protein MARADKTAAVAEIVDSFNDSAGAVLTEYRGLTVKQLQDLRRALGENANYAVVKNTLAKIAATEVGIEGFDDLLTGPTAIAFINGDVVEAAKGLRDFAKANPALVIKGGVLDGKPLDAAEVAKLADLESREVLMGKLAGAMLASLSQAVYLLNAPIAQAARLAGALQAKAEQDPTILAGGAGTPAAPAAEDAPVEEAASSEATDEPEATDEAAEPAAESTDA from the coding sequence ATGGCGCGGGCAGACAAGACTGCCGCCGTTGCGGAGATCGTTGACTCGTTCAACGACTCGGCCGGCGCTGTACTGACCGAGTACCGCGGGCTCACCGTGAAGCAGCTGCAGGACCTGCGGCGAGCCCTCGGCGAGAACGCCAACTACGCCGTGGTCAAGAACACGCTGGCCAAGATCGCCGCCACCGAGGTGGGCATCGAAGGCTTCGACGACCTGCTGACCGGCCCCACCGCCATCGCCTTCATCAATGGAGACGTGGTCGAGGCTGCCAAGGGTCTGCGTGACTTTGCCAAGGCGAACCCCGCCCTTGTGATCAAGGGTGGAGTCCTCGACGGCAAGCCCCTCGACGCTGCAGAGGTGGCCAAGCTGGCCGACCTCGAGTCGCGCGAGGTGCTCATGGGCAAGCTGGCGGGCGCGATGCTCGCGAGCCTCTCCCAGGCCGTCTACCTGCTCAACGCGCCGATCGCCCAGGCCGCCCGCCTCGCGGGTGCGCTCCAGGCCAAGGCCGAGCAGGACCCCACGATCCTCGCAGGTGGTGCCGGCACGCCGGCTGCTCCGGCTGCCGAGGACGCCCCGGTCGAGGAGGCCGCTTCCTCGGAGGCGACCGACGAGCCCGAGGCGACCGACGAGGCAGCCGAGCCGGCCGCCGAGTCCACCGACGCCTGA
- the rplL gene encoding 50S ribosomal protein L7/L12: MAKLSTDELLDAFKEMTLIELSEFVKQFEETFGVTAAAPVAVAAAPAAGGAAGGDAAAEEKSDFEVVLEAAGDKKINVIKEVRALTSLGLKEAKDLVEAAPKTILESVDKAAADKAKEALEAAGATVTVK, from the coding sequence ATGGCGAAGCTCAGCACCGACGAGCTCCTTGACGCCTTCAAGGAGATGACCCTGATCGAGCTCTCCGAGTTCGTGAAGCAGTTCGAGGAGACCTTCGGCGTCACCGCCGCCGCCCCCGTCGCCGTGGCCGCCGCCCCGGCCGCCGGTGGTGCCGCTGGTGGCGACGCCGCCGCCGAGGAGAAGTCCGACTTCGAGGTCGTCCTCGAGGCCGCCGGCGACAAGAAGATCAACGTCATCAAGGAGGTGCGCGCCCTCACCTCCCTCGGCCTGAAGGAGGCCAAGGACCTCGTCGAGGCCGCGCCCAAGACGATCCTCGAGAGCGTCGACAAGGCTGCCGCGGACAAGGCCAAGGAGGCCCTCGAGGCCGCCGGCGCCACCGTCACCGTCAAGTGA
- a CDS encoding methylenetetrahydrofolate reductase gives MRNKQSAATLTRLLEHARYEVLPTATTEDKVLEHLPRDRTITVTASPAKGLDATFDLAERLAGHGYTAVPHIAARMVTGRTELSEIVDRLTGKGITSVFVPGGDAEAAGDYPDALALLEDLKDLGSPFSHVGITGYPESHPTIHDDLTVQSMWDKRRYATHIVSNLTFDPAVVKDWVRRLRTRGVAMPLLLGIPGPVERTKLLGMATKIGVGESTKFLAKNKGLFARLAAPGGFTGESFLEKCAPALGEDGALVEGLHVFTFNQIGETEAWRTDMLERLRNG, from the coding sequence ATGCGCAACAAGCAGTCGGCGGCAACCTTGACCCGCCTCCTGGAGCACGCCCGCTACGAGGTGCTGCCCACGGCCACCACCGAGGACAAGGTGCTCGAGCACCTGCCGCGCGACCGCACCATCACGGTGACGGCGTCGCCGGCGAAGGGGCTCGACGCCACCTTCGACCTCGCCGAGCGGCTGGCGGGCCACGGCTACACCGCGGTCCCGCACATCGCGGCCCGGATGGTCACCGGCCGCACCGAGCTCTCGGAGATCGTCGACCGGCTCACCGGCAAGGGCATCACGAGCGTCTTCGTGCCCGGCGGTGACGCCGAGGCAGCCGGTGACTACCCCGATGCCCTCGCGCTGCTCGAGGACCTCAAGGACCTCGGCTCGCCGTTCAGCCACGTCGGGATCACCGGCTACCCCGAGTCGCACCCGACGATCCACGACGACCTGACGGTGCAGTCCATGTGGGACAAGCGGCGCTACGCCACCCACATCGTCAGCAACCTCACCTTCGACCCCGCCGTCGTCAAGGACTGGGTACGCCGCCTCCGGACCCGCGGCGTGGCGATGCCGCTGCTGCTCGGCATCCCCGGCCCGGTCGAGCGCACGAAGCTGCTCGGCATGGCGACCAAGATCGGCGTCGGCGAGTCGACGAAGTTCCTCGCCAAGAACAAGGGCCTCTTCGCCCGCCTGGCCGCCCCCGGCGGCTTCACCGGGGAGAGCTTCCTCGAGAAGTGCGCGCCCGCGCTGGGCGAGGACGGCGCCCTCGTCGAGGGCCTCCACGTCTTCACCTTCAACCAGATCGGCGAGACCGAGGCCTGGCGCACCGACATGCTCGAGCGCCTCCGCAACGGCTAG
- a CDS encoding DUF1638 domain-containing protein: MSSSRTDPTSTTPSSTSSPSRLPDQGPDRSGRTAIIACGAIAQPAAAVVERNAWPVDVHPLPPLLHNHPDRIAAEVRDLALRLGESYGRVVIGYADCGTYGALDEVCRELSLERLPGLHCYDVYAGPSRLEKFFDEQPGTYLLTDFLVRSFGRTVIQEMGLDRYPELRDTYFGNYTRVVWLAQAPDDDLRALAEEAAASIGLPLTVVETGDHGLESAIADLVAPAESA, from the coding sequence ATGTCGAGCTCTCGGACCGACCCGACTTCAACGACGCCTTCGTCGACCAGCTCTCCTTCACGGCTCCCTGACCAGGGCCCTGACCGCTCGGGTCGCACCGCGATCATCGCCTGCGGTGCGATCGCCCAGCCGGCCGCTGCCGTCGTCGAGCGCAACGCCTGGCCCGTCGACGTGCACCCGCTCCCTCCGCTGCTCCACAACCACCCCGACCGCATCGCGGCCGAGGTGCGCGACCTCGCGCTGCGGCTGGGCGAGTCCTACGGCCGCGTCGTGATCGGCTACGCCGACTGCGGCACCTACGGTGCCCTTGACGAGGTGTGCCGCGAGCTGTCGCTCGAGCGGCTGCCCGGACTGCACTGCTATGACGTGTACGCCGGGCCGTCCCGCCTCGAGAAGTTCTTCGACGAGCAGCCGGGCACCTACCTGCTCACCGACTTCCTCGTCCGCTCGTTCGGGCGCACGGTGATCCAGGAGATGGGCCTGGACCGCTACCCCGAGCTGCGTGACACCTACTTCGGCAACTACACCCGGGTCGTCTGGCTGGCCCAGGCACCCGACGACGACCTCCGCGCCCTCGCCGAGGAGGCGGCGGCCAGCATCGGCCTGCCGCTGACCGTCGTCGAGACGGGCGACCACGGCCTCGAGTCGGCCATCGCCGACCTCGTCGCCCCCGCTGAGTCGGCGTGA
- a CDS encoding ASKHA domain-containing protein translates to MSQPPEGPDFSIADVAREGLIERPGTEPVPHDGTGRVDLAFTVHSKAEGGADVPPAQRSVRVPPGVTVFDAASWNGIAIDSTCGGHGTCHKCKIQITSDVEVPITRHDARTFTESQLTDGWRLGCLVHATRDLKVEVPPLTTRPKAATVGIGRQVILRPALQKRYVELAEASLADQRTDLVRLTEAIDDLELTADLHVLRRLSTVLRQADFKVTAVIVDEALIDVEPGDTTGSRYAIAFDLGTTTVVGTLLDVGTGTPMAVTSMLNAQQPFGGDVITRISATMMDPDALGRLQDAAGRTLSELTAQVCREAGVDPQHVYEVAVAGNATMTALALGIDPEPLGVAPFVMSAAQPPSVLASDIGLDIHPRARAFFFPALGAYVGGDIVAGMLATGMDRDKRTRLFIDVGTNCEIVLSDGETILSTAAPAGPAFEGGAIRCGMRAADGAIEVIKLDPGAEGDDPAVTLGVIGDVEPKGLCGSGLVDAVAELVKVRLLDSSGRFVPDEDAKEIAPALADRMARIGEERVFILHRPTPDAEPNECVYLSQRDVRELQFAKAAISTGWSLLLEELGLEHRDVQQVLLAGSFGSYLSPASAVRIGLVPQLPVLRIVAAGNVAGEGAKMALLSVRERAGALALLEEVTYVELSDRPDFNDAFVDQLSFTAP, encoded by the coding sequence ATGAGCCAGCCTCCCGAAGGGCCCGACTTCTCGATCGCCGACGTGGCCCGCGAGGGCCTGATCGAGAGGCCGGGCACCGAGCCCGTCCCCCACGACGGCACCGGCCGCGTGGACCTCGCCTTCACCGTCCACAGCAAGGCGGAGGGCGGCGCCGACGTGCCCCCGGCCCAGCGGTCCGTCCGCGTGCCGCCCGGCGTCACCGTCTTCGACGCGGCGTCGTGGAACGGCATCGCGATCGACTCCACGTGTGGCGGCCACGGCACCTGCCACAAGTGCAAGATCCAGATCACCTCCGACGTCGAGGTGCCGATCACGCGCCACGACGCCCGCACCTTCACCGAGTCGCAGCTCACCGACGGCTGGCGGCTCGGCTGCCTGGTGCACGCCACCCGCGACCTCAAGGTCGAGGTGCCGCCGCTGACCACCCGCCCGAAGGCGGCGACCGTCGGCATCGGCCGCCAGGTGATCCTGCGCCCGGCCCTGCAGAAGAGGTACGTCGAGCTGGCCGAGGCGAGCCTCGCCGACCAGCGCACCGACCTGGTCCGCCTCACCGAGGCGATCGACGACCTCGAGCTCACCGCCGACCTCCACGTGCTCCGGCGGCTCTCGACCGTCCTGCGCCAGGCGGACTTCAAGGTCACCGCCGTCATCGTCGACGAGGCACTCATCGACGTCGAGCCCGGCGACACGACCGGCTCGCGCTACGCCATCGCCTTCGACCTCGGCACCACCACCGTGGTCGGCACGCTCCTCGACGTCGGCACCGGCACGCCGATGGCGGTGACGTCGATGCTCAACGCCCAGCAGCCCTTCGGCGGCGACGTGATCACCCGGATCAGCGCCACGATGATGGACCCCGACGCGCTGGGCCGGCTCCAGGACGCCGCGGGCCGCACGCTCTCCGAGCTCACCGCGCAGGTCTGCCGCGAGGCGGGTGTGGACCCGCAGCACGTCTACGAGGTCGCCGTCGCCGGCAACGCCACGATGACGGCGCTGGCGCTGGGCATCGACCCCGAGCCGCTCGGGGTCGCCCCCTTCGTGATGTCCGCGGCCCAGCCGCCGTCGGTGCTCGCCTCCGACATCGGCCTCGACATCCACCCCCGCGCCCGCGCCTTCTTCTTCCCCGCCCTCGGCGCTTACGTCGGTGGCGACATCGTCGCCGGCATGCTGGCCACCGGCATGGACCGCGACAAGCGCACCCGGCTCTTCATCGACGTCGGCACCAACTGCGAGATCGTGCTCAGCGACGGCGAGACGATCCTGTCGACCGCCGCGCCGGCCGGTCCGGCCTTCGAGGGCGGCGCCATCCGCTGCGGCATGCGCGCCGCCGACGGTGCGATCGAGGTCATCAAGCTCGACCCCGGCGCCGAGGGGGACGACCCCGCCGTCACGCTGGGCGTCATCGGCGACGTCGAGCCGAAGGGCCTGTGCGGGTCCGGGCTCGTCGACGCAGTCGCCGAGCTGGTGAAGGTCCGGTTGCTCGACTCCAGCGGCCGCTTCGTCCCCGACGAGGACGCCAAGGAGATCGCACCCGCCCTGGCCGACCGGATGGCACGCATCGGCGAGGAGCGGGTCTTCATCCTCCACCGCCCCACGCCCGACGCCGAGCCCAACGAGTGCGTCTACCTCTCCCAGCGCGACGTCCGCGAGCTCCAGTTCGCCAAGGCCGCGATCTCCACTGGCTGGTCGCTCCTCCTCGAGGAGCTCGGCCTCGAGCACCGCGACGTGCAGCAGGTGCTGCTCGCCGGCTCGTTCGGCAGCTACCTCTCCCCCGCCTCCGCGGTCCGCATCGGGCTCGTGCCCCAGCTGCCGGTGCTGCGCATCGTCGCGGCCGGCAACGTGGCCGGAGAGGGCGCGAAGATGGCCCTGCTGTCGGTCCGCGAGCGGGCCGGCGCACTGGCCCTGCTCGAGGAGGTGACCTATGTCGAGCTCTCGGACCGACCCGACTTCAACGACGCCTTCGTCGACCAGCTCTCCTTCACGGCTCCCTGA
- a CDS encoding dihydropteroate synthase — translation MSLHTVLRSATKEVVIGHDQPFCVIGERINPTGRRIFQEQLRAGDFSAIERDVKAQVEGGANVLDINMGVPLTDEPELLAKAVQMVQELTDLPICIDSSVVEALEAGLSVYQGRALVNSITAEDDRMAAILPLVKKYDAAIIALPNDHDEIPMEADKRVELTGKIIRVATEEYGIAQADIVIDPLAMPIGADTGTSLVTFEVMRRIRDDFGVNMTCGASNVSFGMPGRHTLNATWLPMAMASGLTSAIMDARTPLIVESVRAADVFLGHDDWGMAWISAHRAKQAAAEAATA, via the coding sequence ATGAGCCTCCACACGGTGCTGCGCTCCGCCACCAAGGAGGTCGTGATCGGCCACGACCAGCCGTTCTGCGTCATCGGCGAGCGGATCAACCCGACGGGCCGCCGCATCTTCCAGGAGCAGCTGCGCGCCGGCGACTTCTCCGCCATCGAGCGCGACGTCAAGGCCCAGGTCGAGGGCGGTGCCAACGTCCTCGACATCAACATGGGCGTCCCGCTCACCGACGAGCCCGAGCTGCTGGCCAAGGCCGTGCAGATGGTGCAGGAGCTCACCGACCTGCCGATCTGCATCGACTCCTCGGTCGTCGAGGCGCTCGAGGCCGGACTGTCGGTCTACCAGGGCCGCGCGCTGGTCAACTCGATCACCGCCGAGGACGACCGCATGGCGGCGATCCTCCCGCTGGTCAAGAAGTACGACGCCGCGATCATCGCGCTCCCCAACGACCACGACGAGATCCCGATGGAGGCCGACAAGCGCGTCGAGCTCACCGGCAAGATCATCCGCGTGGCCACCGAGGAGTACGGCATCGCGCAGGCCGACATCGTCATCGACCCGCTGGCGATGCCCATCGGCGCCGACACCGGCACCTCCCTGGTCACCTTCGAGGTGATGCGACGCATCCGCGACGACTTCGGCGTGAACATGACGTGCGGCGCGTCCAACGTCTCCTTCGGCATGCCCGGTCGGCACACCCTCAACGCGACGTGGCTGCCGATGGCGATGGCCTCGGGCCTCACGAGCGCGATCATGGACGCCCGGACCCCGCTGATCGTCGAGTCGGTGCGTGCCGCCGACGTGTTCCTCGGGCACGACGACTGGGGCATGGCGTGGATCTCCGCGCACCGGGCCAAGCAGGCAGCGGCGGAGGCGGCCACAGCGTGA
- a CDS encoding corrinoid protein, which yields MTPEEILKALYEETLTGNAPRVLDLTNQGLELDMEPQSLLFDALIPSLEEVGARFERGDFFVPEMLIAGRAMAGAMERLRPLLAETGVETVGKFLMGTVKGDVHDIGKNLVNIMLEGAGFEVIDLGVQVAPEKFVEAIDLHQPDIVGFSAFLTTTMPMFKANMNALEKAGMRNDVIVMVGGAPVTQEYADAVGADGYAADASQTVKRAKALLEAKRSKVMA from the coding sequence ATGACTCCCGAGGAGATCCTCAAGGCCCTCTACGAAGAGACGCTCACGGGCAACGCCCCGCGCGTGCTCGACCTGACCAACCAGGGCCTCGAGCTCGACATGGAGCCGCAGTCGCTCCTGTTCGACGCCCTGATCCCCTCGCTCGAGGAGGTCGGTGCGCGGTTCGAGCGCGGTGACTTCTTCGTCCCCGAGATGCTCATCGCCGGCCGGGCGATGGCCGGCGCGATGGAGCGCCTGCGCCCCCTGCTGGCAGAGACCGGCGTCGAGACCGTCGGCAAGTTCCTCATGGGCACCGTCAAGGGCGACGTCCACGACATTGGCAAGAACCTCGTCAACATCATGCTCGAGGGCGCCGGCTTCGAGGTCATCGACCTCGGCGTCCAGGTGGCCCCGGAGAAGTTCGTCGAGGCCATCGACCTCCACCAGCCCGACATCGTCGGCTTCTCGGCGTTCCTCACCACCACCATGCCGATGTTCAAGGCCAACATGAACGCGCTCGAGAAGGCCGGCATGCGCAACGACGTCATCGTGATGGTCGGCGGGGCGCCCGTGACCCAGGAGTACGCCGACGCGGTCGGCGCCGACGGCTACGCCGCCGACGCCTCGCAGACCGTCAAGCGCGCCAAGGCCCTGCTCGAGGCGAAGCGCTCGAAGGTGATGGCATGA
- a CDS encoding IclR family transcriptional regulator, whose protein sequence is MSDAATGTQALDRAADLVATVVHADEPLTFGELQDSSGLAKSTTSRLLTGLERSGLLERDDSGSYVAGRLFWLYAARHDPWEELVRLARPVMEQTGEATGETVHLSVSRAERVVQVAQVDSTFLLGTRDWTEVDVPVHCSALGKVFLAWSDLALPDGDLEQPTPATITDRAALRRDGVRARERGWAVTEDELEIGLTGLAVPVVGIHGEVVAALGISGPTPRLQERLDELGRHLLDQSTALSALLRGPAKPSHRSVRTQEVVA, encoded by the coding sequence GTGAGTGACGCCGCCACCGGCACGCAGGCGCTCGACCGCGCCGCGGACCTGGTCGCGACCGTCGTCCACGCCGACGAGCCGCTGACGTTCGGCGAGCTCCAGGACTCGAGCGGGCTGGCCAAGTCCACGACCTCGCGACTGCTCACCGGGCTGGAGCGCTCCGGCCTGCTGGAGCGCGACGACTCGGGTTCCTACGTCGCCGGCCGGCTCTTCTGGCTCTACGCCGCCCGCCACGACCCGTGGGAGGAGCTGGTCCGCCTCGCCCGCCCGGTGATGGAGCAGACCGGCGAGGCCACCGGCGAGACCGTCCACCTGAGCGTCTCGCGCGCCGAGCGGGTGGTGCAGGTCGCCCAGGTCGACTCCACCTTCCTCCTCGGCACCCGTGACTGGACCGAGGTCGACGTCCCCGTGCACTGCTCGGCGCTCGGCAAGGTCTTCCTCGCCTGGAGCGACCTCGCCCTGCCCGACGGCGACCTCGAGCAGCCGACGCCCGCGACGATCACCGACCGCGCCGCGCTGCGCCGCGACGGCGTCCGCGCCCGCGAGCGCGGCTGGGCCGTCACCGAGGACGAGCTGGAGATCGGCCTGACGGGCCTCGCCGTGCCGGTCGTCGGCATCCACGGCGAGGTCGTCGCCGCCCTGGGCATCTCCGGGCCCACCCCCCGCCTGCAGGAACGGCTCGACGAGCTCGGCCGCCACCTGCTGGACCAGTCCACCGCGTTGTCGGCACTGCTGCGCGGCCCGGCCAAGCCCTCTCACCGATCCGTTCGCACGCAGGAGGTTGTCGCATGA
- a CDS encoding trimethylamine methyltransferase family protein, with protein MFRNTMPRYEVLSQEAMATLDKGWRRLMTEIGVEFMDDRALELFRKAGQKVEGNTVFLDPDFVLEQVAKAPGEFDIQARNPANNVHIGGDSMAFGAVYGPPFVRQGDVRRDATMDDFRNFTKLAQSYSVLDSAGGVICEPNDTPLDSRHLDMTYALQTLTDKIYMGNVVSGVNAADTIAMSSILFGSREAIEKTPASISLINCNSPLRWDDRMLEAQFEYSAAGQPVVLTPFILMGAMSPVTIPAALVQQIVEALSGIALSQLIRPGTPVVFGSFLSNIDMQSGSPTFGTPESGLGLLCTGQIARHFGLPFRTGGGLTSSQVADAQAGYEALMTLMPTFLAGANWVMHSAGWLEGGLVAGYEKFIVDIELLQMLQHEFTPLEIDEASMAFDAHQEVGHGGHFLGAMHTMERFRTCFYRPLLSSSENYERWMRNGGNDANDRATVEYQKTLEAYEQPAIDDAVREELEDYVIRRRAELGD; from the coding sequence TTGTTCCGCAACACGATGCCGCGCTACGAGGTGCTGTCCCAGGAAGCCATGGCCACCCTGGACAAGGGCTGGCGACGCCTGATGACCGAGATCGGCGTCGAGTTCATGGACGACCGGGCGCTCGAGCTGTTCCGCAAGGCCGGCCAGAAGGTCGAGGGCAACACCGTCTTCCTCGACCCCGACTTCGTGCTCGAGCAGGTGGCCAAGGCGCCGGGCGAGTTCGACATCCAGGCGCGCAACCCCGCGAACAACGTGCACATCGGCGGCGACTCGATGGCGTTCGGAGCGGTCTACGGGCCGCCCTTCGTGCGGCAGGGCGACGTACGACGCGACGCGACGATGGACGACTTCCGCAACTTCACCAAGCTCGCGCAGTCCTACTCCGTGCTCGACTCCGCCGGCGGCGTGATCTGCGAGCCCAACGACACCCCGCTCGACAGCCGCCACCTCGACATGACCTACGCGCTGCAGACGCTGACCGACAAGATCTACATGGGCAACGTCGTCTCCGGCGTCAACGCCGCCGACACGATCGCGATGAGCTCGATCCTGTTCGGCTCGCGCGAGGCGATCGAGAAGACGCCCGCGTCGATCTCGCTGATCAACTGCAACTCCCCGCTCCGCTGGGACGACCGCATGCTCGAGGCGCAGTTCGAGTACTCCGCGGCCGGCCAGCCGGTCGTGCTCACCCCGTTCATCCTGATGGGCGCGATGTCGCCGGTGACCATCCCGGCGGCGCTCGTGCAGCAGATCGTCGAGGCGCTGTCGGGCATCGCCCTCTCGCAGCTGATCCGCCCCGGCACCCCGGTCGTCTTCGGGTCGTTCCTCTCCAACATCGACATGCAGTCGGGCTCGCCGACCTTCGGCACCCCCGAGTCGGGCCTCGGGCTGCTCTGCACCGGCCAGATCGCGCGCCACTTCGGCCTGCCCTTCCGCACCGGTGGCGGCCTGACCTCCTCCCAGGTCGCCGACGCGCAGGCCGGCTACGAGGCACTCATGACGCTGATGCCGACCTTCCTGGCCGGCGCCAACTGGGTGATGCACTCCGCCGGCTGGCTCGAGGGCGGCCTGGTCGCCGGCTACGAGAAGTTCATCGTCGACATCGAGCTGCTGCAGATGCTCCAGCACGAGTTCACGCCCCTGGAGATCGACGAGGCGTCGATGGCCTTCGACGCCCACCAGGAGGTCGGCCACGGTGGTCACTTCCTCGGCGCGATGCACACGATGGAGCGCTTCCGCACCTGCTTCTACCGCCCGCTCCTCTCCTCCTCGGAGAACTACGAGCGCTGGATGCGCAACGGCGGCAACGACGCCAACGACCGCGCCACCGTCGAGTACCAGAAGACGCTGGAGGCCTACGAGCAGCCCGCGATCGACGACGCGGTCCGCGAGGAGCTCGAGGACTACGTCATCCGTCGCCGCGCGGAGCTCGGCGACTGA